A window of the Saccharomyces eubayanus strain FM1318 chromosome II, whole genome shotgun sequence genome harbors these coding sequences:
- the CPR5 gene encoding peptidylprolyl isomerase family protein CPR5, whose protein sequence is MKFQLLSIITLFACLFTTTIFAKEESSDPEITHKVYFDINHGDEKIGRIVMGLYGLTTPQTVENFYQLTISRDPKMGYLHSIFHRVIPNFMIQGGDFTHRSGIGGKSIFGNSFKDENFDVKHNKPGRLSMANRGKDTNGSQFFITTVPCPWLDGKHVVFGEVLEGMDVVNYIENVKTDSRNMPVKEVSIIESGELETVPLGNEDAAKLQEEIKAEADEQASEAAHDEL, encoded by the coding sequence ATGAAGTTCCAATTGTTATCCATCATCACCCTGTTTGCTTGTTTATTTACGACAACCATCTttgccaaagaagaaagttcGGACCCTGAGATCACACATAAGGTGTATTTCGACATCAACCACGGCGATGAAAAAATCGGTCGTATCGTCATGGGTCTATATGGCCTCACCACACCTCAAACTGTGGAAAACTTCTACCAACTCACCATTTCCAGGGATCCAAAGATGGGTTACCTGCACTCTATCTTCCACCGTGTTATTCCAAATTTCATGATTCAAGGTGGTGATTTTACCCACAGATCTGGAATCGGAGGCAAGTCTATCTTTGGGAACTCCTTCAAAGACGAGAATTTTGACGTCAAACACAACAAACCAGGTAGATTGTCCATGGCCAACCGTGGTAAGGACACCAACGGATCgcaattcttcatcaccacTGTGCCATGCCCATGGTTAGATGGCAAGCACGTTGTCTTTGGCGAAGTATTAGAGGGCATGGACGTAGTGAACTACATCGAAAACGTCAAGACCGACAGCAGAAACATGCCCGTGAAGGAAGTCTCTATTATAGAAAGTGGTGAACTGGAAACCGTCCCGTTAGGCAACGAGGACGCCGCCAAGCTGCaggaagaaatcaaagcGGAAGCCGATGAGCAAGCCAGTGAAGCAGCCCACGATGAGCTCTAA
- the SUM1 gene encoding Sum1p — protein MMSESTVAPSDNNSSLQRLPSALRDEEDVLPSTNVQNQAENVHEANTETNDKVLPSITEIPISDDSDMKRHDASDLVLNHSHTINYKDLPHPSISMLKNDVEEVSKQCNDLKSALLSKDTSLTDSVQDLFSSLKVLSHNQSVLESKLDDVMKNQVNTDILVNNMNERLNKMSTLLQNTSKANSSNVSIEQSSHNTNSQHNSSSSRRGPGRPRKDTSTSTMNKLMSSAASANSKSLSNHNAPLSPVNVSLPTSVVQTSKSKRYFVEPSTKQDSLLLSAPSSSRDDAEITLPSIPQIANSENGKEQTSTANSSSMTPTPVTPNNLIQIKRKRGRPPKKRTVETMISNSTDTIEKSDLSTRIKNEIPLNSLLPSSKFHQIPSSPSNPTSQQVSVRIPRPATNEADSKSLEPLSPILTNDDANAKDLNTNETVYNSIEEMIDGXANKTQKEKTITIKAGDSSSNSKNNSNNNNDNIIKFSANSDINSDIRRLMVNEQFSLSYDASGNITVKLPPVSSPAAATAAAAAAVTSEMNRQQRELDKRRDSREKMLVNMKYNDRDKAKSFMESNKKLLKAMKEEERRKRMTSIIHDNHLNLNLNDISTRSKIKNMEKPTTVGSSMSPKVRPHSPAAISDLQREESESSEQEKSADIDNEGTNMNNETHKMGLTMSATGAIHKVGIQSMLNSGEEAIANDDALEYERKRSRDEETTTFVPLEESSSLDMVGRRNLDKAEQDDQTEDQGSTKKRRLSDEAKGEEEEKEEEEEEDEEEEEKEGEEERATSHNEPLATVENASGDVSTDLPEETPSIHNDTENANGNGNLGLGTESRNTLLTATPIELICREGFFYRRDIPDVPITTGAYLEFKFKAKEEELINSSINEEDYATKSKHEKMNAHFFKPDIQEETELAFEILSKTTLTEKYVNSLEYFLMEFRWENKLVGLGLKLRESKRTWQRRKALFALFEFWRDQSRDKRKFHNYTILHAVKEMENYRIFINRSVSWFYNHITLLKMILYDLCDNVDTQWREWMFPHSEALPTLGQEGINEDNLNETIDNMLIFDFLDDGSENNQVKYSRIIPPDVR, from the coding sequence ATGATGTCTGAGAGCACCGTAGCCCCTTCAGATAATAATAGCAGTCTGCAAAGACTTCCGTCTGCATTAAgggacgaagaagatgtcCTGCCATCTACCAACGTCCAAAACCAAGCTGAAAATGTCCATGAAGCAAACACAGAAACAAATGATAAAGTTTTGCCATCCATCACTGAAATTCCAATTAGTGACGATTCTGATATGAAGCGACACGATGCCTCGGATTTGGTTTTAAATCATTCTCATACGATAAACTACAAGGATCTTCCTCACCCATCAATCAGcatgttgaaaaatgatgTAGAAGAGGTCTCTAAACAATGCAACGATTTGAAGTCAGCTTTGCTTTCCAAGGACACTTCCCTGACTGATTCCGTGCAGGATTTGTTCAGTTCCTTGAAAGTCTTGTCACATAATCAATCGGTTTTGGAAAGCAAATTAGATGATGTTATGAAAAACCAAGTCAATACAGATATATTAGTCAATAATATGAACGAACGATTAAATAAAATGTCAACACTACTGCAAAACACTTCAAAAGCGAACTCCTCAAACGTTTCGATAGAACAATCATCACACAACACAAACTCACAGCATaattcctcttcttcccGTAGAGGTCCCGGCagaccaagaaaagatacCTCAACTTCCACAATGAACAAATTGATGTCAAGTGCGGCCTCAGCCAATTCCAAAAGTTTGTCTAATCACAATGCACCCCTTTCACCAGTAAATGTTTCTTTACCGACGAGTGTAGTTCAAACCTCTAAATCTAAAAGATATTTCGTTGAGCCATCGACGAAACAGGATTCGCTGCTATTATCTGCCCCGTCGTCGTCAAGGGATGATGCTGAGATCACTCTACCTTCCATACCACAAATAGCAAACTCTGAAAATGGGAAAGAACAAACTTCCACTGCGAATTCTAGTTCAATGACACCGACCCCTGTTACACCAAACAATTtaattcaaatcaaaagaaaaagaggcagaccaccaaagaagagaacGGTGGAAACAATGATCTCTAACTCCACTGATACGATAGAAAAATCTGACTTGTCAACTCGAATTAAAAATGAGATCCCGCTTAACTCGTTGCTTCCTTCTTCCAAATTCCATCAAATTCCATCATCTCCATCGAACCCTACATCACAGCAGGTATCGGTTCGTATTCCAAGACCAGCCACAAATGAAGCGGATTCGAAAAGTTTAGAGCCTCTTTCTCCCATTTTGACCAATGACGATGCCAACGCTAAAGACTTAAATACCAATGAAACTGTTTATAATagtattgaagaaatgattGATGGCRAAGCCAATAAAAcccagaaagaaaagacaataaCCATCAAAGCCGGTGACAGCAGTAGCAATAGCAAAAACAATagcaacaataacaatgaCAATATCATAAAGTTTTCTGCGAACTCAGACATCAATAGTGACATTCGTCGATTGATGGTCAACGAGCAATTTTCATTAAGTTACGATGCCAGCGGTAACATCACAGTTAAGCTGCCACCCGTTTCCTCTCCTGCAGCCGCAACGGCAGCCGCAGCAGCCGCAGTGACTTCTGAAATGAATAGACAACAAAGAGAACTGGATAAAAGGCGCGATTCAAGAGAGAAAATGCTTGTTAATATGAAATATAATGATCGTGATAAGGCCAAGTCATTTATGGAATCTAACAAGAAACTATTAAAGGcgatgaaagaagaagaaaggcgGAAAAGAATGACTTCAATAATACACGACAACCACttaaatttgaatttaaaTGACATATCCACACGTTCAAAGATAAAGAATATGGAAAAGCCAACTACCGTAGGTAGCTCGATGTCACCAAAGGTAAGGCCCCATTCTCCCGCCGCCATATCCGATCTTCAACGCGAAGAAAGCGAATCATCGGAACAAGAAAAGTCAGCTGACATTGACAACGAGGGTACGAACATGAATAACGAGACGCACAAGATGGGTCTGACTATGTCTGCTACGGGAGCAATTCACAAAGTAGGAATACAGTCGATGCTAAATTCCGGTGAAGAAGCAATAGCGAACGACGATGCGTTGGAATATGAAAGAAAGCGCTCAAgagatgaagaaacaacTACTTTTGTTCCCTTAGAAGAATCGTCTTCGTTAGATATGGTGGGGAGAAGAAACTTGGACAAAGCCGAACAAGATGATCAAACAGAAGATCAGGGCAGCACGAAGAAAAGACGTTTATCTGATGAAGCAAAAGgcgaagaagaggaaaaagaagaagaagaagaagaagacgaagaagaggaagaaaaagagggAGAGGAGGAGAGAGCAACTAGTCATAATGAACCATTAGCCACTGTTGAGAATGCCTCAGGAGACGTCTCAACAGATTTGCCTGAGGAGACTCCATCGATCCATAATGACACCGAGAATGCCAACGGAAATGGGAACCTGGGCTTGGGCACAGAGTCACGCAACACACTATTAACGGCTACCCCAATTGAATTGATTTGCCGCGAAGGGTTCTTCTATCGAAGAGACATTCCTGACGTGCCCATCACCACCGGGGCCTACCTAGAATTCAAGTTCAAGgccaaagaagaggaaCTGATCAATTCAAGTATCAACGAAGAAGATTACGCCACAAAATCCAAgcatgaaaaaatgaacgcccattttttcaagccCGATATTCAAGAGGAGACTGAACTTGCCTTTGAGATCTTGAGTAAAACTACCTTAACAGAGAAATACGTTAACAGTTTAGAATACTTTTTAATGGAATTCAGATGGGAAAATAAACTAGTCGGGTTAGGTCTCAAGCTCAGAGAATCTAAAAGGACttggcaaagaagaaaggcaCTGTTTGCCCTTTTCGAATTCTGGAGAGACCAATCAAGAGACAAAAGGAAGTTCCATAACTACACCATCTTGCATGCGGTGAAGGAAATGGAAAACTACAGGATTTTCATCAATCGCTCCGTTTCGTGGTTTTACAACCATATCACGCTGTTGAAAATGATCCTCTATGATCTCTGTGACAACGTAGATACCCAATGGAGAGAATGGATGTTCCCTCACAGCGAGGCACTGCCAACCTTAGGTCAAGAGGGAATCAACGAAGACAACTTGAACGAGACCATCGACAACATGCTAATTTTCGATTTCCTTGACGACGGCTCGGAGAACAACCAAGTGAAATATTCCCGAATCATACCGCCGGATGTCCGCTAG
- the HNT2 gene encoding bis(5'-adenosyl)-triphosphatase — MTESQDYFKTLQLIHRFIKWQYKADSVNIAIQDGPEAGQSVPHLHTHVIPRYKMNNVGDLIYDKLDRWDGSGTLANWQARRDEYLGVGGRQARKDKATHTSGDESESPQGPKVLKPDSQREERTLDEMKKEVQDLQSALEGFVAARPDLSQWQ, encoded by the coding sequence ATGACTGAATCCCAAGATTATTTCAAGACCCTGCAATTAATCCATCGATTTATTAAGTGGCAATACAAGGCTGACTCGGTCAACATTGCCATCCAGGATGGACCCGAAGCTGGTCAGTCCGTCCCCCATCTACACACGCATGTCATCCCACGGTACAAAATGAACAATGTTGGTGACTTGATATACGACAAGCTAGATCGTTGGGATGGCAGTGGCACTTTGGCCAATTGGCAGGCAAGAAGAGACGAATATTTGGGAGTCGGCGGGAGACAAGCAAGGAAGGACAAGGCCACGCACACCAGTGGAGATGAGAGTGAATCTCCGCAAGGACCCAAGGTGTTGAAGCCAGACAGCCAACGGGAAGAGAGAACCCTTgatgaaatgaaaaaagaagtgcAGGACCTTCAAAGCGCCCTGGAAGGATTCGTGGCTGCACGTCCTGACCTGAGCCAATGGCAATAG
- the PFU1 gene encoding Pfu1p: MVNKSRPKKIKAPYRKYVAGEGFSSTRNDNKEKEATATVPPDAELIETPQGSYYYDEANDTIVKLTRLSNSKKDRKGRRRSSSSSSSSHAKEDKDGQMIESEKSTHLLYLRMVLPWEVQHRITHYLDIPEEEEVSNKDTTGKIITTGITMNYLLVCRNWYDMCLPKLYFSPVLTSKNFNSFVDTIILNKKKQLGHYVFELNLSTILQSGRNSFVSKLLRRCCSNLTKFIAPQTSFGYAPLISLKSCHDLKFLDLGLVSETVKLKELFSAIKNFTKLTHLSFPRSSIDCQGFQDIEWPQNLRYLKLSGGITNEFVIDTKWPKTITTLEFSYCPQITELSIFSLLSQIGDNLKHLFFYYPMPSLTENSLDHVFTYCANLISLQIMVDYCSKWCFSEFMLSKLMEYDRPLKTLYLECSGSLGLASKIHPDDLTIAILESRLPCLKTICVSPKLGWDMKSDEVADLVVSLEDQDGSLYLNY, from the coding sequence ATGGTCAACAAGTCACggccaaagaaaattaagGCACCCTACAGGAAGTATGTGGCGGGCGAGGGCTTCTCCTCTACAAGAAATGAtaataaagagaaagaggCTACTGCCACTGTACCACCCGATGCAGAGCTAATTGAGACACCACAGGGGTCTTACTACTACGATGAGGCTAATGACACTATAGTGAAGTTGACGCGACTGAGCAATAGTAAAAAAGACAGGAAAGGACGTAGGCgatcgtcatcgtcatcgtcatcatcgcATGCCAAGGAAGATAAAGATGGGCAAATGAtagaaagtgaaaaaagcaCTCATTTGTTGTACCTAAGAATGGTTTTGCCCTGGGAAGTACAGCATAGAATAACGCACTATCTTGATATtcctgaagaagaagaagttagTAATAAGGATACTACTGGGAAAATAATCACTACTGGTATAACCATGAACTATCTGCTAGTTTGTAGAAACTGGTATGACATGTGCTTACCAaagctttatttttcaccagTATTAACAAGCAAAAACTTCAATTCATTTGTCGATACAATCATTctaaacaagaagaaacaactGGGGCATTATGTCTTTGAGTTGAATTTGTCTACGATTTTACAAAGTGGAAGGAACTCATTTGTTTCTAAGCTGTTACGACGATGCTGCTCTAACCTAACCAAATTTATTGCCCCGCAGACAAGTTTTGGTTACGCGCCCTTGATTTCCTTGAAATCGTGTCATGATTTAAAGTTTCTAGACTTAGGTCTAGTATCAGAGACAGTTAAGCTAAAGGAGCTATTTTCCGCCATCAAAAACTTTACGAAATTGACGCACTTGTCCTTTCCCAGATCGTCGATTGACTGCCAGGGCTTCCAAGATATTGAATGGCCCCAGAATTTGAGATATTTGAAATTAAGTGGGGGCATAACGAATGAATTTGTCATTGACACTAAATGGCCAAAAACCATTACCACTTTAGAATTCTCTTACTGTCCTCAAATCACAGAGCTGTCTATTTTCTCGTTGTTATCACAGATTGGTGACAATCTAAagcatttatttttctattatCCGATGCCATCTTTAACGGAAAATTCCTTGGATCACGTTTTCACATATTGTGCTAATTTAATCTCCCTACAAATCATGGTTGACTATTGCTCCAAGTGGTGTTTTTCTGAATTCATGCTGAGTAAGTTGATGGAATACGATAGGCCTTTGAAAACATTATACCTGGAATGCAGTGGGTCCTTGGGTTTGGCTTCTAAGATTCATCCCGATGACCTGACCATAGCCATATTAGAATCAAGGCTACCCTGCTTAAAGACCATTTGTGTTTCTCCTAAGTTAGGTTGGGACATGAAAAGTGACGAGGTTGCCGATTTAGTAGTTTCTTTGGAGGATCAAGATGGTAGTTTGTACCTAAACTATTAG
- the PMT7 gene encoding putative dolichyl-phosphate-mannose--protein mannosyltransferase codes for MSKQKKRNSQNMVDPRLQGPFRKYLPYNIFEECHIGHLTTLDYIFAFLVVVANFTFVWKSHPSSFWARPWDNDTEQELFGYIRFYLDKAFYIHELPPFTVQLYSTIERLDITQNLRCVSLFLNSSTLAFLFLVLRRIDCSFIISTVGLLTLSNWGTFRKEGTILSSDNLEWCLFSIILYTSITMSRMKLGTAKWFAHLITLSISLGLAISSKFIGFLTWGFIILSLVRQFDKLISDVDITAFQIVRFIVFNLLFIFIVPTSIFTLSYWNLLSNFNVDVPEYSKYMTTSFKSYLRGSQLQPTRLYYGSTITLRHLDSMAGYLTSHEIPYPSDIQENLVSLSFEEFNADNEWVVEHPTLKLNFSEIHRIGQLIPLEFDHDIKLRHKSTGKLLRASTAKPPISEQDYDLRISCTKDSEYEGGMDERWNVLLVKDSTNDNNNSSSDDKYVKPLRSEVQLRNKGQRCGLLSHDLRLPEWGYFEQEVLCMENPVMSRTSFLIDSVRLAVDFPIPTMKYYMNEINSSTEDSRTLSLKQFVGLLKEYIFKQYKYNYYVRYGKSKANFEDSLVVEKWPITLDAGSPVWFKLAWYGSILAMIVFLCVQCNRIVHWNPWSTTETVFSINWDIYNEFGWECTVGWFLHYYVFTMSPHFNLESKLYFQSFIFSELCLLESLNVLAKSHKTIFSIMILLLITSIVLMYK; via the coding sequence ATGTcgaaacaaaagaagcgTAATTCCCAAAACATGGTAGACCCGAGGTTACAGGGTCCATTCAGGAAGTACCTCCCCTATAACATCTTTGAAGAGTGCCACATTGGTCATTTAACTACACTTGATTATATTTTCGCGTTTTTAGTTGTCGTTGCCAATTTCACATTCGTATGGAAATCACATCCTTCATCATTTTGGGCCCGTCCATGGGATAATGATACTGAACAGGAACTATTTGGTTACATTCGGTTTTATCTGGACAAGGCCTTCTACATTCACGAACTACCACCGTTCACCGTCCAGCTATACTCCACTATTGAGAGGCTAGATATCACACAAAATCTAAGATGcgtttctttatttttgaattcgtCCACTTtggcttttcttttcctggTGTTGAGGAGAATTGATTgctcttttattatttccACAGTGGGTTTACTGACACTGTCCAATTGGGGGACTTTTAGGAAAGAGGGTACCATTCTTTCATCTGATAATTTGGAATGgtgtcttttttcaataatattatacaCTTCTATCACTATGTCAAGAATGAAGCTGGGCACTGCTAAATGGTTCGCACATTTGATTACGTTATCCATTTCTTTAGGAttagcaatttcttctaaaTTCATTGGATTTCTCACATGGGGGTTcattattctttctttggtgCGTCAATTCGATAAATTGATAAGTGACGTTGATATCACggcttttcaaattgttagattcattgtttttaacctattatttatttttattgtccCTACTTCCATCTTTACGCTAAGTTACTGGAACTTACTCTCAAACTTTAACGTCGATGTTCCtgaatattcaaaatatatgaCCACTTCCTTCAAATCGTATCTGAGAGGTTCCCAATTGCAGCCAACTCGATTATATTATGGCTCAACCATTACTTTGCGCCACTTGGATTCAATGGCGGGGTATCTTACCTCTCATGAAATTCCCTACCCATCTGATATACAGGAAAATCTAGTCTCATTATCGTTTGAGGAATTTAATGCCGATAATGAATGGGTAGTTGAACATCCGACGTTGaaattaaatttttctgAAATACATCGTATTGGTCAATTGATACCTTTAGAGTTTGATCATGATATAAAACTAAGACACAAATCTACTGGGAAGCTGTTAAGAGCAAGTACCGCTAAACCGCCGATCAGCGAGCAGGATTACGATCTTCGAATCTCATGCACGAAGGACTCCGAGTATGAAGGAGGAATGGATGAAAGATGGAATGTTCTGTTGGTAAAAGACAGTActaatgataataacaacagtAGCAGTGATGATAAGTATGTCAAGCCACTTCGATCAGAGGTCCAGTTGCGCAATAAGGGTCAGAGATGTGGGCTATTGAGCCATGATCTGAGATTACCTGAATGGGGTTACTTTGAGCAAGAGGTTCTATGTATGGAAAATCCAGTTATGTCCAGAACCTCTTTTCTAATAGATTCAGTAAGACTGGCAGTTGATTTCCCAATTCCGACGATGAAATATTATATGAACGAGATTAATTCCTCAACAGAAGACAGCCGCACTTTGTCCTTGAAACAATTTGTTGGCCTGCTCAAAGAGTACATCTTCAAACAGTACAAGTACAATTATTACGTTAGATACGGTAAAAGCAAGGCAAATTTCGAAGATTCTTTGGTTGTGGAGAAATGGCCGATCACGTTGGACGCTGGATCTCCAGTCTGGTTTAAGCTCGCTTGGTATGGTTCTATACTAGCGATGATCGTTTTCTTGTGCGTGCAATGTAACAGAATTGTACATTGGAATCCATGGTCAACTACTGAAACAGTCTTTTCCATCAACTGGGATATCTACAATGAGTTTGGCTGGGAGTGTACTGTTGGATGGTTTTTACATTATTATGTCTTCACTATGAGTCCACATTTCAATTTGGAAAGCAAATTGTACtttcaaagttttattttcagcGAGTTATGTCTTCTGGAATCATTGAATGTTTTGGCAAAGAGTCATAAGACCATCTTTTCCattatgatattattgCTTATTACATCAATAGTTCTCATGTATAAATAG
- the GIC2 gene encoding Gic2p — protein MISASTTNVEHSHMNLPQMRSIWLDEDEEAEKLYGLQAQQFMGSDDEESIGITFINSDKPLLSNKKNIELPPLLPKTHPSSYHRKNTSNSAVSRKPSTPSADKTKHKKGFFKFNSLKKKLLGPPLDVRAKGISTPFDFQHISHADTRNGFQDEPDQQQQQQQQQQQQQPPLPLPIAVEDDAASSPSKNRLSSLSKAFVTERIPANRESKLNSRSHDTRSHDKKTSSRFSVARSISVTSSNYSKNTQGNNHSINGRVVSTSTMATSLFEDSPNTSPKQFKAKLHSLGHKHTDSTDSSESSLDFLKNYSFPTLLEDRPILDFLPRSQRSSAYRSLLLETPNLNKNTGRAFASPEHSPLPMRRNSIATPSPQSKSSYTDSPANFRRSFDDILCFYNQLEPLQV, from the coding sequence ATGATCAGTGCCAGTACGACGAACGTTGAGCACAGTCACATGAACCTCCCACAAATGCGGTCGATTTGGCtggacgaagacgaagaggCAGAGAAGCTATACGGTCTGCAAGCGCAGCAATTCATGGGCtctgacgatgaagaaagtaTAGGTATCACTTTCATTAACAGTGATAAGCCTTTGCTCAGCAATAAGAAGAACATCGAGTTGCCTCCGCTACTGCCAAAGACGCACCCATCGAGTTACCATAGGAAAAATACTTCCAATTCCGCGGTTTCCAGGAAGCCTTCCACTCCCAGCGCCGACAAGACAAAGCACAAGAAGGGgtttttcaagttcaactccttgaagaagaaacttcTAGGCCCACCATTGGACGTAAGAGCCAAGGGTATCTCCACTCCATTTGATTTCCAACACATTTCGCATGCTGACACCCGAAATGGGTTCCAAGACGAGCCCgaccaacaacaacaacaacaacaacaacaacagcaacaacaaccgCCACTGCCACTTCCCATTGCAGTCGAAGACGACGCCGCTTCCTCTCCAAGCAAAAACCGTTTAAGCTCACTAAGTAAAGCTTTTGTCACAGAAAGGATCCCTGCTAACCGTGAAAGCAAACTCAATTCGAGGTCGCACGACACGAGATCGCACGATAAAAAGACATCATCAAGGTTCTCCGTCGCTCGTTCCATCTCGGTCACTTCGTCCAATTACTCTAAAAACACACAGGGCAACAACCATTCAATCAACGGTAGGGTCGTGTCCACTTCCACCATGGCCACATCCCTCTTTGAGGATTCTCCAAATACATCACCAAAGCAGTTCAAAGCAAAGCTACATAGTCTGGGGCATAAACATACCGATTCCACGGATTCCAGTGAATCTTCgttggattttttgaaaaactacaGTTTTCCCACATTATTAGAAGACAGACCAATTTTGGATTTCCTGCCTCGCTCGCAAAGATCAAGCGCCTACCGTAGCCTTCTTTTGGAGACTCCAAacttaaataaaaatactGGGAGAGCATTTGCTTCCCCAGAACATAGCCCGCTCCCCATGAGAAGAAACTCGATAGCGACGCCCTCTCCCCAGTCTAAATCCTCGTACACCGACTCCCCAGCCAACTTCAGAAGGTCTTTTGATGATatcctttgtttttataATCAACTAGAACCTCTTCAAGTTTGA
- the SRB7 gene encoding Srb7p: MTDRLTQLQICLDQMTEQFCATLNYIDKNHSFEPLAANEPQMSDKHATVAPPEEFSNTIDELSTDIILKTRQINKLIDSLPGVDVSAEEQLKKINMLQKKLVEVEDEKIEAIKKKETLLRNVDSLIEDFVDGIANSKKST, encoded by the coding sequence ATGACGGATAGACTAACACAACTACAGATATGTTTAGATCAAATGACGGAGCAATTCTGTGCCACTTTAAATTACATAGATAAAAATCATAGTTTTGAACCGTTGGCTGCAAATGAACCTCAAATGTCCGACAAGCATGCCACAGTAGCACCTCCCGAAGAGTTCAGCAATACCATCGATGAGCTATCCACAGATATAATCCTGAAAACAAggcaaataaataaacttATCGATTCGCTACCTGGTGTAGACGTTTCAGCTGAAGagcaattgaagaagattaaCATGCTACAGAAAAAGTTAGTTGAGgtggaagatgaaaaaattgaggcaatcaagaagaaagaaacacTCCTACGTAACGTTGATTCTTTGATTGAAGACTTTGTAGACGGAATTGCaaactcaaagaaaagtacaTAA